DNA sequence from the Moorena sp. SIOASIH genome:
GCAGCCGCAAGACATCTGGCTCCGGAAGGAATACCAATTTTGGCAGTAAATGTTGGAGGTCATCTGGGATTTCTGACCGAACCCATCGAAGAATTTAAAGACACTGAGCAAGTTTGGGACCGACTATTAGAAGACCGCTATGCAGTTCAGCGGCGGATGATGTTAGAGGGGGCTGTGTTTGGGGGAAACCGCACTGACATTACACCAGTTAGCGATCGCTTTTTGGCACTCAATGAAATGTGTGTCAAACCTGCCTCTGCCGATCGGATGATTACCTCAATTCTGGAAATGGAAATTGATGGACAAATAGTGGATCAATACCAAGGGGATGGACTAATTGTTGGCACTCCCACTGGTTCCACTGGCTATACTGTTTCCGCTAATGGTCCAATTTTGCACGACTCGATCGAAGCGATCGCAGTCGCACCGATTTGTCCGATGAGCCTTTCCAGTCGTCCTTTCGTCCTCCCCTCTGGCTCTGTTGTCAGTATCTGGCCCTTGGGGGATTATGAGCTAAACACTAAACTCTGGATGGATGGTGTGCTCGCAACCTCTATTTGGCCTGGACAACGAGTGGACGTGCGTAGAGCAGATTGTCAGGCTAAGTTCATTATCTTACGGGAACAGTATTCCTATTACCAGACCTTAAGGACTAAGCTTCAGTGGGCTGGTACGAGAGTCACCTATAGTAACAACCACCGCAATTGATTCACCTGGTTAGTTAATTGGGAAATGGGGAGATGGGGAAATGGGGAAATGGGGAGATGGGGAGATGGGGAGATGGGGAGATGGGGAAGTCTGGGGAGTTGCTAGTGGTGCTTCAGGGGGTCTCGCCGTCATTTTCAACCTCGTAGCCAGGGTTGGGAAAGGCTGCCCCGTAACGCACCACTGGGTCAAACAGCAAAATTTCAAAAATAAATCATAACGGAGGTTAAACGGTGGGATTTCTGAGTATTCTACCAATCAGCAATGCCCACTTGCTAGAATTGACTAGATTAACTTTATTAAGAATTAGATAAAAATGACGAATTTGGAAGCAACGCAAGTTGACGGAATTCCAGAGACTAAAATTCCTAAGACAATAGAGCAAATCTCTTCTTCATCGATTTCAAAACCTTCAGTTTTAATAAGCCTAGGTTCTTATTTATTCCTGGCTGCTGGGGTTGGGGTCGGAATTGCCTCTATTTTTATCTCACACCGTCAAATTTTGCTAATCGTTAGCGCTGCTTGTTTTGCCGTTTTTATATTTATGTTTCTAATTAATAAACAATTGTGGCAAGACTATAAAGAAGCTAATCATGAGTTTCAACTGCTCAAAAAATCTAAACTGTGTAGTGGGCTCTGGTGCGGTAATAATTCCACGGAGAATAACCCGATAACTTTAGCGATAGAAAAAGCTCTAAACTATAGCCAGGAGTTGATTGACGATTATAAAAAGACCCGCAAGACCTCCCGAAATGCTTACTATGTTGCCCAAATGTTAACCATTATTTTATCGGGAATAACACCAATTTTAGTCTTGCTAGACAAGTTAGAAACTGGTTCTGCATTACTAAAGTGGCTCCCGGTAATCTTTCCAGCTGTTGCATCTATTGTTGCTAGTGTCTCGACTTCCTTTCCATTTCAAGAAAATTGGATTGCTGCCAACACTACTGTAGAATTGTTAGAAGCCGAACAGGAAAAATTTGTCTTGGGAGTTACTCCAGCTTATCGCTTTTCTGATTCATCCGATGGTGCGCGACGTCAACAACAATCACAAAAGGCCATAGAACATTATATTGTTCAGGTGAATAAGATTCATCTCAAGCAAGTCCAATCTTCTAATGGCAATGACTCAGGGTCTAATGGAAATGAATCAGTAGAGGAGAAGAAAGCATAACTCCATCTTAAGAATGTAGAATGTAGAATGTAGAATGCAGAATTAAGAATGAAGAATGCAGAATTAAGAATGCAGAATTAAGAATGGTGAAGCTAGAAGCTAGAAGCTAGAAGCTAGAAGCTAGAAGCTAGAAGCTAGAAGCCAAAAGCCAGAAGCCAGAATGGTGAATTCTAAATTCTAAATTCTCTTCAATTCTAAATTCTTAATTCTCAATTCTTCATTCTAAAAAATCGGTACTGATGGGTCAGCTACAGACACTCGCACCCGCTTTCCTACGGGTAACTGAGTGCTAAGGTTGGTGCGAGCGTGGAGTTTGGTGCCGGAAGCGGTTTGTAAACAGTAGCGGTATTCACGACCTAGGAAATGTCGGTCTTGAATCACTACGGTGGAGTTATCATCAGGGTTGAGAAGAACATTTTCTTCCCGAAGCATCAGCTCCCCTTCCTCCAGCTGATCCAGTTTAGTATTAAGTATGGAGTCATTGACTCTGATGGCAAAAGAGCCTACTTCTGTTTCCCATAGGTCTCCTCTGCGTTGGGCTGGTAAAAAGTTGGCTTGGGTGACGAATTCTGCTACAAAGCGAGAGCTGGGATTGGTATAGATTTCTTCTGGTGTCCCCAATTGCTCTAATCGACCAGAACGCATGACTCCCACTTGGTCGGATATAGACAAAGCTTCTTCTTGGTCATGGGTGACAAAAATAGCAGAGGTGCCGGTTTCTTTGAGAATAGCTCGCACTTCCTGACGCAACCGCAGACGCACTTGGACATCGAGATTGCTGAGGGGTTCATCCAATAGAATTAATTTAGGTTGCGGGGCTAAGGCACGGGCTAGGGCTACTCGCTGCTGCTGACCACCAGAGAGTTCGTGGGGATAACGTTTGCCCATGCCAGCTAATCCGACTAATGCGATCGCATCTTCCGTATTACCCTTGACACAGACACCACTCTTCTGTTTCCGATTCTGCTTAAGCCCAAACGCCACATTCTCTGCCACCGTCAGGTGAGGAAATAGAGCATAGTCTTGAAAGACCATACCAGTATTGCGCTGTTCTGGTGGTAACCAATACCCTGGCCCAGTCACTTTCCGTCCTGCCAATACCACTAGTCCCGCTTGGGGTCGCTCAAACCCAGCTACAATCCGCAATAATGTCGTTTTGCCACAGCCAGATGGCCCCACCAATCCCAGTAAATCCCCTTCATACAGGGTAAACGACACATTCCCCACTGCTGGCTCAGTGGTTTGATCAAAGTGTTTAGTAATCCCTTCTAAATGTAGAATTGCTGGTTTTGTCATGAATGGATCTTAAAGGTATTCTTTTAAGGTTTAAGGTTTAAGGTTAATTAGTTGTTCGCGTAGCGTGGCCAAAGGCCAAGGTTGTTCGCGTAGCGTGGCCAAAGGCCAAGGTTGAGTAGACCTGCAGGATCAGTAGTTTAATCTGAGTTATGGAAAGCTGACGGCTGACCGCTGAGGGCTGAATGCTGACCTACTACTTAAAGTTTCTCCTTGCGCCTTTTGCTAGGAAGCCGCCAGGAATCATCGAGCCAGGATATTAACTCCTGGCGCGGAAGGGTTAGCTGTCTAAGGATACTCCAAATTTGAATCAAAGCCGTGACATTATCGATTTCAGCTCTCAAGGGCTGGTCAGTCTGACAGTGACAGGGAATCTCTAGGTCTTGCAAGCGCCGATAGACTTGCCATCGGTCTCCCCAGTTGATCTCAATCACCTGACTGGCCTCTGATTCAGATATAGATGGATCCATAATCAATAATGAAATAGTTTTTTATTAAAAGCTGGAACCAAGCTGCCTTGGTTAAGAGAATATTTGAGCAGCCAGGGATTAGTTATTGCTAATCCTCCCAGACTAGTTTAGTCTATTTAGGTTTCAAATGCAAAGCTTTCTCAACTAATTTACAAAAAAACTATTATTAGGACTTACGAAGTTTACTGGGTTTTGCCCCCCTGCCCCCCAATTTTGGGGGGTAATGATGTCAAAGTCCCCCAGAATTGGGTGATTTAGGGGGCAATTGCGTAGGAAGTTGAGTTGTTTTTGCCCCCCTGCCCCCCAATTTTGGGGGGTAATGATGTCAAAGTCCCCCAGAATTGGGTGATTTAGGGGGCAATTGCGTAGGAAGTTGAGTTGTTTTTGCCCCCCTGCCCCCCAATTTTGGGGGGTAATGATGTCAAAGTCCCCCAGAATTGGGTGATTTAGGGGGCAATTGCGTAGGAAGTTGAGTTGTTTTTGCCCCCCTGCCCCCCAATTTTGGGGGGTAATGATGTCAAAGTCCCCCAGAATTGGGTGATTTAGGGGGCAATTGCCTAAGTCTTGATTATTTCAACAGTTACTAGTCAGACAATAGCACTGGAAGACCGTTAAATGGGGTGATTAGGAGATGGAAAGATCTAGGGCAAGGGGTAGGAACACTTATAGGGAATTTTGTCAACTAAAATCATAACTACAATCACAACCACACCATTTGATGTAGGGTGGGCAGTGCAGCAGAGCAATCAGCTCAGCTCCCGATCCCATCCCAAAGCACTGCCCACCAACTCAGCCGATGTAGGGTGGGCAGTGAGATGTAGGGTGGGCAGTGCCGCAGAGCAATCAGCTCAGCTCCCCATCCCTTACCAAGGCACTGCCCACCAACGGCCCGCCCCAACATATATTGAAACTGGCAAGATGCCAGTTCCACGCCTGATGCCCATTCCACTGGCTGAGCATAGCAGTAGAGCGGGCATCCTGCCCGCCCCAACATATATTGAAACCTGCCCGCCCCAACATATATTGAAACTGGCAAGATGCCAGTTCCACGCCTGATGCCAGTTCCACCAAGCCCATTCCACCACTGCCCAGCTAGAATAAATCACAAGGGTGCAATATAATTCAAACTTCATACAAGATCCTTACGATGATCAATTGGGATCCCTATCTAGCATCAATCCGTGACACCTACGCCCAATGGTGGCAAGTTTATACCCTCACTGATGTCGAAGGCCGCAAGCCCAAGCAGCAGCAACCAACCCCTGTGCTGTTTAACTTTAACCTGATGGTGCAAACCATCAAGTCGGAGCAGCCACAAAGAGACGAAAATCGGGAAGAAGACGAAAATCGGGAAGAAATTGAGCGCTTGCCTGTGCTAGAAGGATTGCGCAAGTATGCTGCTGACCATGTCTTACTAGTGGGACGTCCCGGTTCGGGCAAATCCACTGCCTTAGTGCGATTGTTGGGGGATGAGGGAATACCAGGGAAAATTCCGGTGCTGGTCGAACTGCGATACTACCAGACATCGGTGCTGGAGTTAGTGCGGAATTTTCTGAAACGCCATGGTGTACTCCTCGACTCTACCGAGATTGGCCTACGGCCACGCTACGCGATCGAAAGACTATTGTTTGAAGGACAATTCTGGTTACTGATCGATGGGGTAAACGAGCTACCGTCAGACGCAGCACGCTCGGATTTGACTCAGTTTCGGCAGAATTACCAGAAGACTACTCCCATGATTTTCACCACTAGGGATTTAGGGGTGGGTGGTGACTTGGGGATTCAGAAGAAGTTGGAAATGCAACCCTTGAGTGCAGAGCAAATGTCGGAGTTTGTCCGAAAGTATTTGCCACAACAGGGAGAGCAGATGCTTGAGCAGTTGGGGGTACGGTTACGGGAATTTGGCCAAACCCCCCTACTATTGATGATGCTATGTGATCTGTTTAAGTCTCTAGGCAAGGTACCGTCGAATCTGGGGTTAGTGTTTCGCTCATTTACCGAGCTTTATTCTAAGCAAATCAAGCAAGATGTTAAAGTTTCCGATCAATCAAGAAAATTTTGGCCTGACCTGCTGCAACAGTTAGGGTTTGTAATGACAACAGGGGATAACCCCGATAAACCCGAGGAGATAAGCGTTGCTATTCCTAAGACAAAAGCCGAGGAAATTGTAACTAACTATTTACTTAAGAAGGCTGTTGTCAATCCTAATGTTTGCGCCAGGACTTGGCTTGATGACTTACTGAACCATCACTTGATTCAACAATCAGGAGATTTGATTGAGTTTCGACACCAAATGATCCAAGAATACTATACAGCAGAATATTTATTGAAGCAATTACCAAGTATCAGCGATCAGGAGTTGCAACAGAACTATCTCAATTATTTGAAATGGACAGAACCTCTGGTGCTGATGCTGCAATTGGTAGATGATAAAGTCCAAGCCCAGCGTGTTGTCACGTTAGGGTTAGCAGTGGATTGGCAACTGGGAGCCAGGTTAGCAGGAGCAGTAAAACCGGAGTTTCAGAAGCAGACTGTTGAGTTGGTGGCTGGGTTAAAGGTTCCGAAATTTTTTAAGGTTGAGCTGTTGGAAATAACTGCATCAGAAAAAGCCATACCTGAGCTAAGTAAATACTTGGATCATGACCACCCTGATGTGCGTAGGAGTGCGGCAGAAGCTCTGGGAGAAATCGGGACAGAAGCCACAATTAACCCGTTAATTAAATTGCTGGATGATGACCACCCTGATGTGCGTAGGAGTGCGGCAGATGCCCTGGGAAAAATCGTGACAAAAGCCACAATTAACCCGTTAATTAAATTGCTGGATCATGACCACCCTGATGTGCGTAGGAGTGCGGCAGATGCCCTGGGAAACATCGGGACAGAAGTGGCGATTGACCCCTTAATTAAATTGCTGGATGATGACCACCCTGATGTGCGTAGGAGTGCGGCAGAAGCTCTGGAAAACATCGGCACAGAAGCTGCCATAGAACCCTTAATTAAATTGCTGGATGATAACCACTATGATGTGCGTAGGAGTGCGGCAGAAGCTCTGGGAAACATCGGGACAGATGTGGGGATTGACCCCTTAATTAAAATGCTGCATGGTAACGACTCTAATGTGCGTAGGAGTGCGGCAGAAAATTTGGGGAAAATCGGGACAGAAGCCACCATCGATTCGTTAATTAAATTGCTGAATAATGACAGCTATTTGGTGCGTAGGAGTGCGGCAGAAGCTCTGGAAAAAATCGGTACAAAAGCCACCATCGACCCCTTAATTAAATTGCTAGATGATCACGACTCTGATGTGCGTAGGAGTGCGGCATATGCTTTGGGAAACATCGGGACAGAAGCCGCCATAGACCCCTTAATTAAATGGCTGGATGATGAGAACTCAGATATGCGTAGAAGTGCGGCATATGCTTTGGGAAAAATCGGGACAGAAGCCACCATCGACCCGTTAATTAAATTGCTAGATGATCACGACTCTGATGTGCGTAGGAGTGCGGCATATGCTCTGGGAAAAATCGGGACAGAAGTGGCGATTGACCCCTTAATTAAATTGCTAGATGATAACCACTATGATGTGCGTAGGAGTGCGGCATATGCTCTGGGAAAAATCGGGACAGAAGCCGCCATCGACCCCTTAATTAAATTGCTGGCTGATCACGACTATTCTGTGCGTAGAAGTGCGGCATATGCTCTGGAATAAATCGGGACAGAAGCCACCATAGACCCCTTAATTAAATTGCTAGATGATAACCACTATGATGTGCGTAGGAGTGCGGCATATGCTCTGGGAAAAATCGGGACAGAAGTGGCGATTGACCCCTTAATTAAATTGCTGGCTGATCACGACTCTTCTGTGCGTAGGAGTGCGGCAGAAGCTCTGGGAAAAATCGGCACAGAAGCCGCTATAGACCCCTTAATTAAATTGCTGGATGATGACGACTCTTGGGTGCGTAGAAGTGCGGCAGATGCTCTAGGAAAAATTGGCACAGAAGCCACCATCGACCCCTTAATTAAATTGCTGGATGATGACGACTCTCGGGTGCGTAGTAGAGCGGCAGATGCTCTAGGAAAAATTGGCACAGAAGCCGCTATAGACCCCTTAAGTAAATTGCTGGATGATGACGACTCTTGGGTGCGTAGTAGTGTGGCATCTGCTCTGGGAAACATCGGGACAGAAGCCACCATAGAGCCTTTAATTAAATTGCTGGATGATCACGACTATTATGTGCGTATTAGTTTGGCATCTGCTCTGGGAAAAATCGGGATAGAAGCTACTATTCCTAAACTGATTAATCTCCTGAAAAAAGAAGAATTGGCAGCAACTAATAATAAACATACTGTTCAGGAAACCATCAATGCCCTTAACGCCATTCAAGAGCGCTACCAAATCTACAACCCAATCTATAGTCCCAAACCTAATCCCAAACCCGATCCTCCCAAAGCGACTCAAACCATGTACATCCTCCACCTCTCGGACCTCCACATCACCAGCCCTGAGCAAGCTACCCTTTGGTCAAACCAACTCGCCCAAGACCTAATCCAAGACCTTCAAATCCCTCACCTTGATGCTCTGATCCTCTCCGGTGATATCGCGAATTATTCCACTCCAGAGGAATACCAGGCTGCACAACAATTTCTCCACAACCTCCGCCAAGACTTCACCCTAGACCCGAAGCAAATTGTTCTAGTTCCCGGTAACCATGACCTCAATTGGAAACTAGCAAAGCGGGGTTATCAGTTATTGGATCTCGAAGAGTACCATGGTGAACTCAAAGAGGGTTACTACATCAAAGGTGAAGATGTGATTCGAGTCCGAGATGAAGCCAAATACCAACAACGGTTTGCCCACTTCAGCGAATTCTATCAAGCCATCAAAACTGAACCCTATCCCCTCGACTATGACCACCAAGCTATTATCGACCATTTCCCAGAGCAAAACTTGCTGATCCTAGGACTAAACTCGGCTTGGCAACTGG
Encoded proteins:
- a CDS encoding ABC transporter ATP-binding protein, which gives rise to MTKPAILHLEGITKHFDQTTEPAVGNVSFTLYEGDLLGLVGPSGCGKTTLLRIVAGFERPQAGLVVLAGRKVTGPGYWLPPEQRNTGMVFQDYALFPHLTVAENVAFGLKQNRKQKSGVCVKGNTEDAIALVGLAGMGKRYPHELSGGQQQRVALARALAPQPKLILLDEPLSNLDVQVRLRLRQEVRAILKETGTSAIFVTHDQEEALSISDQVGVMRSGRLEQLGTPEEIYTNPSSRFVAEFVTQANFLPAQRRGDLWETEVGSFAIRVNDSILNTKLDQLEEGELMLREENVLLNPDDNSTVVIQDRHFLGREYRYCLQTASGTKLHARTNLSTQLPVGKRVRVSVADPSVPIF
- a CDS encoding DUF4231 domain-containing protein, whose amino-acid sequence is MTNLEATQVDGIPETKIPKTIEQISSSSISKPSVLISLGSYLFLAAGVGVGIASIFISHRQILLIVSAACFAVFIFMFLINKQLWQDYKEANHEFQLLKKSKLCSGLWCGNNSTENNPITLAIEKALNYSQELIDDYKKTRKTSRNAYYVAQMLTIILSGITPILVLLDKLETGSALLKWLPVIFPAVASIVASVSTSFPFQENWIAANTTVELLEAEQEKFVLGVTPAYRFSDSSDGARRQQQSQKAIEHYIVQVNKIHLKQVQSSNGNDSGSNGNESVEEKKA
- a CDS encoding HEAT repeat domain-containing protein, giving the protein MINWDPYLASIRDTYAQWWQVYTLTDVEGRKPKQQQPTPVLFNFNLMVQTIKSEQPQRDENREEDENREEIERLPVLEGLRKYAADHVLLVGRPGSGKSTALVRLLGDEGIPGKIPVLVELRYYQTSVLELVRNFLKRHGVLLDSTEIGLRPRYAIERLLFEGQFWLLIDGVNELPSDAARSDLTQFRQNYQKTTPMIFTTRDLGVGGDLGIQKKLEMQPLSAEQMSEFVRKYLPQQGEQMLEQLGVRLREFGQTPLLLMMLCDLFKSLGKVPSNLGLVFRSFTELYSKQIKQDVKVSDQSRKFWPDLLQQLGFVMTTGDNPDKPEEISVAIPKTKAEEIVTNYLLKKAVVNPNVCARTWLDDLLNHHLIQQSGDLIEFRHQMIQEYYTAEYLLKQLPSISDQELQQNYLNYLKWTEPLVLMLQLVDDKVQAQRVVTLGLAVDWQLGARLAGAVKPEFQKQTVELVAGLKVPKFFKVELLEITASEKAIPELSKYLDHDHPDVRRSAAEALGEIGTEATINPLIKLLDDDHPDVRRSAADALGKIVTKATINPLIKLLDHDHPDVRRSAADALGNIGTEVAIDPLIKLLDDDHPDVRRSAAEALENIGTEAAIEPLIKLLDDNHYDVRRSAAEALGNIGTDVGIDPLIKMLHGNDSNVRRSAAENLGKIGTEATIDSLIKLLNNDSYLVRRSAAEALEKIGTKATIDPLIKLLDDHDSDVRRSAAYALGNIGTEAAIDPLIKWLDDENSDMRRSAAYALGKIGTEATIDPLIKLLDDHDSDVRRSAAYALGKIGTEVAIDPLIKLLDDNHYDVRRSAAYALGKIGTEAAIDPLIKLLADHDYSVRRSAAYALE
- a CDS encoding HEAT repeat domain-containing protein, which produces MKLLDDNHYDVRRSAAYALGKIGTEVAIDPLIKLLADHDSSVRRSAAEALGKIGTEAAIDPLIKLLDDDDSWVRRSAADALGKIGTEATIDPLIKLLDDDDSRVRSRAADALGKIGTEAAIDPLSKLLDDDDSWVRSSVASALGNIGTEATIEPLIKLLDDHDYYVRISLASALGKIGIEATIPKLINLLKKEELAATNNKHTVQETINALNAIQERYQIYNPIYSPKPNPKPDPPKATQTMYILHLSDLHITSPEQATLWSNQLAQDLIQDLQIPHLDALILSGDIANYSTPEEYQAAQQFLHNLRQDFTLDPKQIVLVPGNHDLNWKLAKRGYQLLDLEEYHGELKEGYYIKGEDVIRVRDEAKYQQRFAHFSEFYQAIKTEPYPLDYDHQAIIDHFPEQNLLILGLNSAWQLDHHFRDRASIHSGALSNALTDIRRNPDYRNCLKLAVWHHALHSAGSDRITDQGFMEQLAQAGFRFFLHGHIHRAETSLFRYDLSPSGRKLDQIGAGTFGAPTKELIPGYPWQYNLLKIKDNQLTVYTRRREEINGAWKPDSRWTQGPGVGGLDYYSIEL
- a CDS encoding Asr1405/Asl0597 family protein, whose amino-acid sequence is MDPSISESEASQVIEINWGDRWQVYRRLQDLEIPCHCQTDQPLRAEIDNVTALIQIWSILRQLTLPRQELISWLDDSWRLPSKRRKEKL
- a CDS encoding NAD(+) kinase; the encoded protein is MQLKQVIIIHKAGDSQGKRCAEKCARELETRQCKVLIGPSGAKDNPYPVFLASATEAIDLAVVLGGDGTVLAAARHLAPEGIPILAVNVGGHLGFLTEPIEEFKDTEQVWDRLLEDRYAVQRRMMLEGAVFGGNRTDITPVSDRFLALNEMCVKPASADRMITSILEMEIDGQIVDQYQGDGLIVGTPTGSTGYTVSANGPILHDSIEAIAVAPICPMSLSSRPFVLPSGSVVSIWPLGDYELNTKLWMDGVLATSIWPGQRVDVRRADCQAKFIILREQYSYYQTLRTKLQWAGTRVTYSNNHRN